The DNA region TTGAACACCGCCGGGACGTCCTTGATGTCCAGGCCACGCGCGGCGACGTCGGTGGCCACCAGCAGGTCGACCTCGCCGGCCTTGAACGCGGCCAGCGCCTTCAGGCGCTCGTCCTGGCTCTTGTCGCCGTGCAGGGCCGTGGTCTTCATGCCCTCGCGCTCGAGCGAGCGCGCCAGCCGGGCGCAGCCGAGCTTGCTGTTGACGAACACGAAGGCCTGCGTGAGGCCGCGCTGGCGCACGATCTGCTTGACGGCGCGCCGCTTGTCGTCATCGGAGACGCTGTAGAAATGCTGCTCGACCGTCGAGGCGGTGGCGTTGGGCCGCGCGACCTCGATGGTGACGGGATCGTTCAGGTAGCTGTTGGCCAGCCGCTTGATCTCGGGCGAGAAGGTGGCCGAGAACAGCAGCGTGGTGCGCTGCTTGGGCAGGTACGACAGGATGCGCTGCAGGTCGGGCAGGAAGCCGATGTCCAGCATGCGGTCGGCCTCGTCGAGCACCACGTACTCGACCTGGTTGAGCACCGCGTTCTTGGCCTCGATGTGGTCGAGCAGGCGGCCGGGCGTGGCCACCAGCACCTCGACGCCCTTCTTCAGCTCGGCGGTCTGCGGCTTCATGTCGATGCCGCCGAACACCACCGCGCTGCGCAGGCTGGTGTGCTTGGCGTACAGCTTGACCTGCTGGGCCACCTGGTCGGCCAGTTCGCGGGTGGGCAGCAGCACCAGGGCGCGCACCGGGTGCCGCGCCGGCGAGGTCGACGTGTTCTCGTGCTTCAGGAGCCGCTGCAGCAGGGGCAGGGAGAACGCCGCCGTCTTCCCGGTGCCGGTCTGGGCCGCGCCCATCACGTCCTTGCCGGTGAGGACGACGGGAATCGCCTGCGCCTGGATGGGGGTCATCTGCTCGTAGCCCATTTCGGCCACGGCACGCGCCAGCGGCTCGGCCAGCGACAAGTTGGAGAAGGATGCACTCATGGGAACCCCGGATTGTCGCACCTGGACCGGGGATGCGTCCGGACCGGGGCTGGCGCCCACTTTCCGGGGCGCCGCAGCGCCCCGCCCACGTGCCTAGAGAGAAGCCGCGCGGAAGGTGTCGCAGCCCTTGATGTTGCCGCCCTGCCAGCCGGCCTGGAACCAGCGCTGGCGCTGGGCGCTGCTGCCGTGGGTGAAGCTCTCGGGCACGACGGCGCGGCCGGCCGAGCGCTGCAGCGTGTCGTCGCCGATCTTCTGGGCCGCATTGAGCGCCGCCTCGATGTCGCCCGGATCCAGCCATTGCTTGGATTGCTGCGACTGGCGGGCCCAGACGCCGGCGAAGCAATCTGCCTGCAGCTCCAGCCGCACGCTCAGGGCGTTGCCCTGCTGCTGGCTGCCGCGCGAGCGCAGCTGGTCGACCCGGTCGGTGATGCCCAGCAAATGCTGCACGTGGTGGCCCACCTCGTGCGCGATGACGTAGGCCTGGGCGAACTCGCCGGGCGCCCCCAGCTGCTCGCGCAGCGTGCGGTAGAAGCCCAGGTCGATGTAGACCTTCTCGTCGGCCGGGCAGTAGAACGGGCCCATGGCCGACTGGCCGGCGCCGCACCCCGTGCGGATGGCGCCGTCGAACAGCGCCAGCTTGGGCTCGCGGTAGGTCGCGCCGCCCTGGGCGAACTGCTGCTTCCAGACCTCCTCGGTGTCGGCCAGCACGGTGGAGACGAAGCGGGCCGTGCGGTCCTGCGCCGGCGGCTGGTGGGCCGGCGCCTGCTGCGTCTGCGGCGCGGGACCGCCGCTCAGCAGGCTCAGGATGGTGAGCGGGTTGATGCCGAAGATGGCCCCGCCGACCAGGGCGATGACGATGGTGCCGATGCCGATGCTGCGGCCGCCGATGCCGAAGCCGCCCAGGCCGCCGCCACCACCGCCGCCGTCTCCGCGGTAGTCCTCGACGTTGCTCGATTCGCGTTCGCCTTCCCAGCGCATGGTGCGGCTCCCTTGCTACAGTGGTCCGATGCTAAGCCCTGCCGCCAAGCCGCCTGTCGGCCAAGCCCGCATCCTGGTCACGGGTTTCGACCCTTTCGGCGGCCAGCCGGTCAACCCCAGCTGGCTGGCGACCCAGACGCTCGACGGCGCCGAGATCGACGGGCACCGCGTGGTGGCGGCCCAGCTGCCGACCCGATTCGGGGATGCGCTGGCGACTCTGCAAGACCTGCTGGGCCAGCACCGGCCGGCCCTGGTGCTGTGCACCGGCCAGGCCGGCGGCCGGGCGGCCCTCTCGCTGGAGCGGGTGGCCATCAACATCGAGGACGCCCGCATCCCGGACAACGCCGGCCGGCAGCCGATCGACACACCGGTGATCGCGGACGGCCCGGCGGCCTACTTCACCACCCTGCCGATCAAGGCCATGCTGGCCGCACTGCTGGCCGAGGGCATCCGGGCCGACGTCTCGCAGACCGCCGGCACTTTCGTTTGCAACCATGTGTTCTACGGACTCATGCACCTGCTGGCCACCGACCGGCGCTGGAGCGGGGTGCGCGGCGGGATGGTGCACGTGCCCTGGCTGCCCCAGCAGGGCGCGCCCTCCATGACGCACGAGCAGGTGGTGCGCGGCCTGGAGGTCGCGTTGCAGTGCGCCTTGCGCACGCAGGTCGACGTCCGCCTGCAGGCCGGCGCGATCAGCTGACGACCGGCGCCGCGCGAGCGGCGGTCCCTGCCCGGCCGCGCCGTAAAATCGGGACGTGGCCACCCTCAACGCCGACCTGCACTGCCACTCCGTGGTGTCCGATGGCACCCTCACGCCCGAAGAGCTGGCCGCCCGGGCCAAGGCCAACGGCGTCGAGCTGTGGGCCCTGACCGACCACGACGAGATCGGCGGCCAGGCCAGGGCGCTGGCCGCGGCCCGTGCCAACGGCCTGCAGTACCTGACCGGCGTCGAGATCTCGGTCACCTTCGCCAACGAGACCGTGCACATCGTCGGCCTGGGCTTCGATGCCGACGACCCGCGCATGCTCGAGGGGCTGGAAGCCACGCGCGGCGGCCGCGGCGGCCGGGCCCGCGAGATGGCCAGCCAGCTGGCCGCGGTGGGCATCCCGGGCGCCTACGAGGGCGCCCTGAAGTACGCCGGCAACCCCGAACTCATCTCGCGCACCCACTTCGCCCGCTTCCTGGTCGAGGTCGGCGCCTGCCGCGACACCGCCGAGGTCTTCCGCAAGTTCCTCACCGAGGGCAAGCCCGGCTACGTGCCGCACCGCTGGGCGTCGCTGAAGGACGCGGTGCAGTGGATCTCGCGCTCCGGCGGCGTGGCCGTCATCGCCCATCCGGCGCGCTACAAGTTCACGGCCAACGAGGAATACGCGCTGTTTTCGGAGTTCAAGGCCCATGGCGGTCGCGGGGTCGAGGTGGTCACCGGCAGCCACACCGCCGCCGAGGCCGTGCGTTACGCCGGCACGGCGCGGGAGTTCGGCCTGGCTGCCTCGCGCGGCAGCGACTTCCACAGCCCCGGCGAGAGCCACACCGACCTGGGCCAGCTGCCCTACCTGCCCGACGCGCTGACGCCGGTCTGGCATCTGCTGGCGGATCGCATCCGGTGACCGGCCCCGGGGCGCCACGCCCGGCGCGCAACGAGCTGCTGGGCATCGGCCTCGTGCTGGCCGCATCGGCCTGCTTTTCCGCGCTGGACACCACCACCAAGGGCGTCAGCGCCTCCGTGCCCCTGCTGATGGCGCTGTGGTTCCGCTACGCCTTCCAGGCGCTCGCCACCACCGCCGTCGTCCTGCCCTGGCGCGGCACCGCGGCGCTGCGCACCCGCCACCTGCCGTTCCAGTGCCTGCGCGGCGTGCTGCTGCTCACCAGCAGCCTGCTGGCCTTCCTCAGCCTGCGCTACATGCCGGTCGGGGAGTTCACCGCCATCGTGATGATGGCGCCACTGGCGGTGACGCTGCTGGCGGCGACGGTGCTGAAGGAACATGTCTCGCGCCTGCGCTGGACCCTGGTGGCCGGCGGTTTCGCCGCCACCCTGGTCATCATCCGGCCGGGCGGCGAGTCGTTCAGCTGGGCCATGCTGCTGCCCCTGGGCCTGACGGTGACCAACGCCTGGTTCCAGGTGCTCACCAGCAAGATGGCGCGGACCGAGGACCCGGTCACCATGCACCTGTACACCGGCTGGGTGGGCACGCTGCTCGCATCGCTGGCGCTGCCGTTCGTGTGGACGCCGGTGCACGACCCGCTGCTCTGGGTCGGCCTGTGCTTCATGGGGCTGATGGGCACCGTCGGCCACTTCCTGCTGATCCTCGCCTACCGCAATGCGCCCGCCGCCACGCTCACGCCCTACCTGTATTCGCAGATCGGCTTCGCCATGCTGCTGGGCTGGCTGGTGTTCTCGCATGTCCCGGACGGCTGGTCGCTCCTGGGCATGGTGACCATCGCGATCTGCGGCGCGGCCGGCGCGTGGCTCACCGTGTTCGAATCGCGGTCGGCGGCGGCACCGCGCCCCGCGCGAGCCTGAGGCGGCCATGGCGCAATATTTCGAGCTCCACCCCGACAACCCGCAGCCCCGCCTGCTGAAGCAGGCCGTGGCGCTGCTGGCGCAGGGCGGCGTGCTCGCGGTTCCCACCGACTCCAGCTACGCCCTGGCCTGCCAGCTGGACGACAAGGCCGCCGCCGACCGCCTGCGCCAGGTGCGCGGGGTCGACGAGAAGCACCACCTCACCCTGCTGTGCCGCGACCTGAGCGAGCTGTCCACGTACGCCCGCGTCGACAACCGCCAGTACCGGCTGCTCAAGCTCGCCACCCCGGGGCCGTTCGCATTCATCCTGGAGGCCACGCGCGAGGTGCCCCGGCGCCTGAGCCACCCGCAGCGCAAGACCATCGGCCTGCGCGTGCCCGACCACCCGGTGCTGCAGCAGCTGCTGGACCTGCACGGCGGCCCGCTGCTGGCCACCACGCTGATCCCGCGCGGCGAGGACGCTCCCCTGAACGACGCCCAGGAGATCCGCCAGCGCCTGCAGCACCAGATCGCCGGCGTGGTGGACGCCGGGGCCTGCCCGCTGCAGCCCACCACGGTGGTCGACCTGTCGCCCATGGGGACGGGCGGCGACCCGGTGATCACGCGCCTGGGGCGCGGCGACCCCGCCACCCTGGGGCTGTGAACGGAGGGCGCGGCGGCGCCCGGCGGCCCTCTGAGACAATCGACGGGTGAATATCGACTCCCTCATACAGACGGTCCTGATCTACGCCCTCCCGGTGCTGTTCGCGATCACGGTCCACGAGGCGGCGCACGGCTACGTGGCCCGCTACCTGGGTGACAACACGGCCTACGCCATGGGCCGCGTGACCCTCAACCCGATCAAGCACATCGACCCGGTCGGCACCATCCTGATGCCGCTGGTGCTGTATTTCGCCACCTCCGGCGCCTTCCTCTTCGGCTACGCCAAGCCGGTGCCGGTGAATTTCGGCCAGCTGCGCCGGCCCAAGCGCGACATGGTGTGGGTGGCGCTGGCCGGCCCGGCCTCCAACTTCATCCAGGCCCTGCTGTGGGCCATCGTGTTCACGGTGCTGGCCGGCAGCGGCGTCACCGAGCGCTTCTTCATCGAGATGGCCAAGGCCGGCGTGCTGGTCAACCTGGTGATGTGGGCCTTCAACCTGTTCCCGCTGCCGCCGCTGGACGGCGGCCGCATCGTCGCCGGCCTGCTGCCGCGGCGCGCCGCCTGGAACTTCAGCCGCATCGAGCCGTGGGGCTTCTTCATCGTGATGGGCCTGGTGGTCGCCGGCATCGTCGGCACCTGGTGGCTGCGGCCGCTCATCTCGGTGGGCTATACCGTGCTCGGCCTCCTGCTCACGCCGCTCACCGCGCTGTTCTGACGCCATGACCGCACCGATCCGCTACCTCACCGGCATCACCACCACCGGCACGCCGCACCTGGGCAACTACGTCGGCGCCATCCGTCCCGCCGTGCAGGCCAGCCGCCGCCCGGGCACCGAGAACTTCTACTTCCTGGCCGACTACCACGCGCTGATCAAGTGCGACGAGCCGGCCCGCATCCAGCGCTCCACGCTGGAGATCGCCGCCTGCTGGCTGGCCGCCGGCCTCGACCCCGACCAGGTGTTCTTCTACCGCCAGTCCGACATCCCCGAGGTGACGGAGCTGACCTGGTTCCTCACCTGCGTCACCGGCAAGGGCCTGCTCAATCGCGCGCATGCCTACAAGGCCGCGATGGACCGCAACGCCGCGGCCGGCGCCGACCCGGACGCCGACGTCACGGCCGGCCTGTTCATGTATCCGGTGCTGATGGCGGCCGACATCATCCTGTTCAACGCCCACAAGATTCCCGTCGGGCGCGACCAGGTCCAGCACATCGAGATGGCGCGCGACATGGCGGCCAGCTTCAACCACCTGTACGGCGAGCACTTCGTGCTGCCGGAGGCGGCCGTCGACGACTCGGTGGCCCTGCTGCCGGGCCTGGACGGGCGCAAGATGAGCAAGAGCTACGACAACGTCATCGGCCTGTTCGCCCCGCGCGAGCAGGTCCGCAAGCAGATCTTCTCCATCGTCACCGACTCGCGCGCGCCCGGCGAGCCCAAGGACACCGAGGGCTCCGCCCTGTTCCAGATCTACCAGGCCTTCGCCGACGCCGAAGAGACCGCGCAGCTGCGCAAGGCCTACGCCGACGGCATCGCCTGGGCCGACGCCAAGCAGGTGCTGTTCGAGCGCATCGACCGCGAGATCGCGCCCATGCGCGAGCGCTACGACGCCCTGGTGGCCGAGCCGGCGCAGTTGGAGGCCATCCTGCGTGCCGGCGCCGACAAGGCCCGCGGCCGCTCGGCACCGTTCCTGCAGCGCCTGCGCCACGCGGTCGGCCTGCGCAACCTGGCCGACCAGCCGCAAGCGGCCAGGTCCAAGGCCGGCAAGGCGGCGCTGCCCGCCTTCAAGCAGTACCGCGAGGCCGACGGCAAGCACTATTTCAAGCTGGTCGACGCCGCCGGCGCGCTGCTGCTGCAAAGCACCGGCTTCGAGGCGCCGCAGGAGGCCGGCCGGGCGGTCGCCCGCCTGAAGCAGCAGGGCTGGCCGGCAGGCGCCGAGACCGCCGCCCAGCCCGCACCGGGCATCGACGAAGCCACCATCCGCGCGGCCCTGGCGCAGCTCGCCGCATGACCACCCCCGCATCCGCCGCCGCCGGCGGCCAAGGTATCCTTCCCGTTGCCATGAAGCCCACCCCGAATCCCGCCACCCTGTACGTCATCGACGACCACCCGCTGATGCGCGAAGCGGTGGTGATGCTCCTGCGTCGCATGCGTCCGGGCGCCAACGTCATCGAACTCGATCGCATCGGCGGCATGGAGTCGTCGGTGCGCCAGCACGGCTTCCCGGACCTGATCTGCCTGGACCTCAAGCTGCCCGACACCACCGGCACCTCGGGCGTGCACGAGATGAAGAACCGCTTCGCCGACGCGCCGCTGGCGGTGCTGTCGGCGTCGCCCGCCGCCGATGCCGAGGAGGCCTGCATCGAGGCCGGCGCCGACATCTACATCGAGAAGTCGTCCGGCGCGCAGGAGATCGGCAACGCGCTGCGCGCCCTGCTCACCACCGATGGCAGCTTCGAGGAGCTGGCACCCACCGACAGCAAGCTGTCCAAGCGGCAGAACCAGCTCATCGTGATGCTCGACCGCGGCCTGTCCAACCGCGAGATCGCCGACGAACTGGGCATCAGCGAGCACACGGTGAAGGTGCACCTGTGGCGGCTGTTCCGCCGCCTGGGCGTCAAGAGCCGCACCCAGACCATCCACTACGCCCGCACCCACGGGCTACTGAGCCACTGAGGTCGCGGGCCGGGCGTCGCGCCCGGTGATGATGGGCGGCCCCAGCAGCACTTCCGGCCGGCCGTACTTGATGGTGTCGATCGACGAGGCCGCGCGCTGCGCAGCCTCGACCGGATCGGTGGGCCGCAGCAGCAGCCGGAACACGGTGCCGCGGCCGGGCCGCGAGGCCATGTGCAGGGGATGGCCCAGGATGTGCGCGAGCCGCGCCACGATGTACAGGCCCAGGCCGAACCCGTCGTCGGTGCCGGCGTGGCTGGGCACCTTGTAGAACTCCCGGAAGATCTCGCGCTGGTGCATGGGCGCGATGCCCACGCCGGTGTCCCAGACCTCGATGCGGGCGCCAGCGGGCGTCACGCGCGCGGCCACCAGCACGCCGCCGCGCTGGGTGTACTTCACCGCGTTGGAGATCAGGTTGCCCACCACCCGCTGCAGCAGGATGGGGTCGGACGCCACGCTGCCGGTCACCGAGTGGACGCGGAACTTCAGGCCCTTGGCTTCGGCCAGCGGGCGGTAGTGCAGTTCCAGGTCCTGCAGCAACTTGTCCAGCCGCAGGGTCTCGACGTGCAGCCGGATCTTGCCGGAGTCCAGCCGGGCCATGTCGAACAGCGAGTCGAACAGCGAGTTCACCGCCTTGGTCGACTCCACGATCTTGGGCGCCAGGTCGTGCACCAGCTCCGGTTCGCTGCCCAGCCAGTCGGCGTACAGGCCCAGCGCATGCACCGGCTGGCGGATGTCGTGGGCCGCGCTGGCCAGGAAGCGGTTCTTGACCTCCACCGCGTCGAGGGCGGCCTGGGTCTGGCGCGTCAGCGATTCGATCAGCTGGTTGTTGCGGTACTGCAGCTCGTAGTTCTTGCGCTGCGTCACGTGCTGGCGCAGGCCGGCCTGGCGCAGCACCTGCCAGAAGAGCATCAGCAGCAGCACCATCCACCAGTGGTAGGCCGGCCCGGTGAAGCGCAGGTCGAAGCCCATGCGCCAGACCATCACGCCCAGCGCGGTGGCCGCCAGGGCATCCAGGTAGGAGCGCATGGTGGCGAGGTGGCTGGAGAGGGTGTTGATGGCGAACATCGACAGGCCCGAGAGCACCAGCCAGCACACGAACTGGTCCTCCAGCGAGGCGCGGTCGAAGAACAGCAGCGTGCTCAGGCCCCACATCGCGCCGGTGACCGGCCACACCAGTCCCCAGCGGCGCACGAAGGCCAGGTGCTCGTGCGGGCCGGCCGGCGCGACCTCGCGGGCATAGAGCCGCATGATGGCCAGGCGCACGGCGCCCACGGCGGTGGTCAGCACGGCCCATCCCAGCAGCGCCGGGCGCGGGACGTCCGGCCACAGCACGGCCAGCACCAGCGCGATCAGCAGCAGGCCCAGGATCCGGGTGGTGCGCTGGGTGCGCATCAGCCCGCGCACCAGCTCGCCCTCGACCCAGGCGGCCTCGTCGGCGGCGGGCTCGGCGGGGATGGCGTGCGGCTTCACCCCCCGATTGTCACTTGGCCGCGCCGGGCCGCGGCCCCGGCCCTCAGTGGCGGCGCCGCTCGGCCGACGCGATCTTCAGCTGCTGGCGGTACTTGGTGACGGTGCGCCGCGCGACCTGCAGGCCCTGCACCGAGAGCTGGCGCGCGATCTCGACGTCCGACAGCGGCTGCGCCGGCGCCTCGGCGGCAATCAGTTCCTGCATCAGCCCCCGGATCGCGGTGGGCGAGCACTCGCCGCCGCTGGCCGTGGCCAGCCCGCGCGAGAAGAAGTACTTCAGCTCGAAGACACCGCAGGGCGTGGCCATGAACTTGTTGTTGGTCACGCGCGAGACCGTGGACTCGTGCACGCCGACCTCCTGCGCGATCTCGCGCAAGGCCAGCGGCTTCATCGCCATCGCGCCGTAGGCCAGGAAGCGGTGCTGCCGCTTCAGGATGGCCTGCGCCACCGCCAGGATGGTGGAAAAGCGCTGCTCCACGTTGCGCACCGTCCAGCGCGCCTCCTGCAGGTGGGCCCCCAGTTCGGCATGCTCGGCGTTGCGATGGCGCCGGAACAGCTCCGCATAACCGCGGTTGAGCCGCACCCTGGGCACCACGGCTTCGTTCAGCACCGCGGTCCACTGCCCGCGCACCTTGTGCACCAGCACGTCGGGCGTGACGTACTGGGTCTGCGGCGTGCCGTGGCGCCAGCCCGGGCGGGGATCGAGCCGGCGCAACGCCACGCACGCCTCCTCGGCCTGCGCCAGCGTCGCGTCCAGCCGGCGGGCGACCGCCGCCACGTCGTGGTGGGCCAGGCACTGCACGCAGTCGCGCAGGATGCGGGCGGCCAGCGCCCGGCGCGGCGGCGGCTCGATCAGCGGCAGCTGCAGCCGCAGGCACTCGACCACGTCGCGGGCGGCGACGCCCGGTTCCAGCGACTGCACGCGGCACAGGGCGATGGCCAGTTCGTCGCTGTCGGCGGGCGGATCGAGCGGGACCAGGGTGCCGATGTCGGCCAGCGGCGCGCGCAGGTAGCCGTCGTCGTCCAGGGACTCGATGACCGCCGCGGCCAGCGCCCAGTCGCGCTCGGGCAGGTTCAGCAGGTTGAGCTGGCCGGTCAGGTAGTCCGCGAGCGACGAAGGCGCGGCGAGCGTGTCGAACACCCCGTCGCCGTCGACCATGCGCGAGCGGGCGATGGGCTCGGCGCCCCAGGAACTGCCGTCGGCCGGCGGCGCCGCCGCGTCGTCGGGGGCCTCAGCGTCGGGCGCCGCGGCCACCAGCGGCAGGTCGGCCACCGGCGCCGTCTCGTCGGCTTCGAGGAAGGGATTGTTGTCGAGCGCGTCGCGCACCGCCTGCGCGAAATCGAGCGATGACATCTGCAGCAACCGCACCGCGCGCTGCAGGCGCGGCGAAAGCGTGGGCTGGAGGGTCGAGGTGACCTGCAAGCTCAGGGAATGCAATCGGATCTCCTGGCGCGACGGGCGCGCATGCGACGCAGCCGCAAAGGCCGTGCCGGTCGCGCTGCGGGTTGCCGGGCGGTCACCATTGAGACCGTCCGTCACAACGGCAGCCGCCGCAGGCGCGGCGCAAGTCCGACGACCGTGGCGGAAAGGCGCCAGGTGGCCGTCGATCCTGCGGAATGCCAGCCGGACCGATCGGCACTGACGGCAGGACTTGCAGCAAGAACGGCCGAGCACAGCGCGGCCGTGGAAACAGGATGTTGCCCAGCCCCCCGCCCGAACTGAGCGGGGTCTACTCTTGCCAGGTCATGCGGAACTCCGCCGCGCCGTCCGTGGATCCCCTGGCCGCGCCGCCGGAACGCTACCGCCTGCTCGCGCCGCTGCGGCGCTACCTGGTGAGCGTGGTGGTCCTGGCGCTGCTGCCGCTC from Ramlibacter pinisoli includes:
- a CDS encoding site-2 protease family protein, with product MNIDSLIQTVLIYALPVLFAITVHEAAHGYVARYLGDNTAYAMGRVTLNPIKHIDPVGTILMPLVLYFATSGAFLFGYAKPVPVNFGQLRRPKRDMVWVALAGPASNFIQALLWAIVFTVLAGSGVTERFFIEMAKAGVLVNLVMWAFNLFPLPPLDGGRIVAGLLPRRAAWNFSRIEPWGFFIVMGLVVAGIVGTWWLRPLISVGYTVLGLLLTPLTALF
- a CDS encoding neutral zinc metallopeptidase → MRWEGERESSNVEDYRGDGGGGGGGLGGFGIGGRSIGIGTIVIALVGGAIFGINPLTILSLLSGGPAPQTQQAPAHQPPAQDRTARFVSTVLADTEEVWKQQFAQGGATYREPKLALFDGAIRTGCGAGQSAMGPFYCPADEKVYIDLGFYRTLREQLGAPGEFAQAYVIAHEVGHHVQHLLGITDRVDQLRSRGSQQQGNALSVRLELQADCFAGVWARQSQQSKQWLDPGDIEAALNAAQKIGDDTLQRSAGRAVVPESFTHGSSAQRQRWFQAGWQGGNIKGCDTFRAASL
- a CDS encoding DEAD/DEAH box helicase — translated: MSASFSNLSLAEPLARAVAEMGYEQMTPIQAQAIPVVLTGKDVMGAAQTGTGKTAAFSLPLLQRLLKHENTSTSPARHPVRALVLLPTRELADQVAQQVKLYAKHTSLRSAVVFGGIDMKPQTAELKKGVEVLVATPGRLLDHIEAKNAVLNQVEYVVLDEADRMLDIGFLPDLQRILSYLPKQRTTLLFSATFSPEIKRLANSYLNDPVTIEVARPNATASTVEQHFYSVSDDDKRRAVKQIVRQRGLTQAFVFVNSKLGCARLARSLEREGMKTTALHGDKSQDERLKALAAFKAGEVDLLVATDVAARGLDIKDVPAVFNFDVPFNAEDYVHRIGRTGRAGASGLAVTLVSPSDGRLVADLEKLLKKKVELEALEWDDDRPRGRINDGRRTWRERGELGDERDTMDAQRERLRPARPERTERFERFERPVRTPADPFFEQPYQAPQGDVKPAWESGMKPVTSRVSANIKTKRKVAALFKQPE
- a CDS encoding 3',5'-nucleoside bisphosphate phosphatase, which codes for MATLNADLHCHSVVSDGTLTPEELAARAKANGVELWALTDHDEIGGQARALAAARANGLQYLTGVEISVTFANETVHIVGLGFDADDPRMLEGLEATRGGRGGRAREMASQLAAVGIPGAYEGALKYAGNPELISRTHFARFLVEVGACRDTAEVFRKFLTEGKPGYVPHRWASLKDAVQWISRSGGVAVIAHPARYKFTANEEYALFSEFKAHGGRGVEVVTGSHTAAEAVRYAGTAREFGLAASRGSDFHSPGESHTDLGQLPYLPDALTPVWHLLADRIR
- the rpoN gene encoding RNA polymerase factor sigma-54; the encoded protein is MHSLSLQVTSTLQPTLSPRLQRAVRLLQMSSLDFAQAVRDALDNNPFLEADETAPVADLPLVAAAPDAEAPDDAAAPPADGSSWGAEPIARSRMVDGDGVFDTLAAPSSLADYLTGQLNLLNLPERDWALAAAVIESLDDDGYLRAPLADIGTLVPLDPPADSDELAIALCRVQSLEPGVAARDVVECLRLQLPLIEPPPRRALAARILRDCVQCLAHHDVAAVARRLDATLAQAEEACVALRRLDPRPGWRHGTPQTQYVTPDVLVHKVRGQWTAVLNEAVVPRVRLNRGYAELFRRHRNAEHAELGAHLQEARWTVRNVEQRFSTILAVAQAILKRQHRFLAYGAMAMKPLALREIAQEVGVHESTVSRVTNNKFMATPCGVFELKYFFSRGLATASGGECSPTAIRGLMQELIAAEAPAQPLSDVEIARQLSVQGLQVARRTVTKYRQQLKIASAERRRH
- a CDS encoding tryptophan--tRNA ligase, with product MTAPIRYLTGITTTGTPHLGNYVGAIRPAVQASRRPGTENFYFLADYHALIKCDEPARIQRSTLEIAACWLAAGLDPDQVFFYRQSDIPEVTELTWFLTCVTGKGLLNRAHAYKAAMDRNAAAGADPDADVTAGLFMYPVLMAADIILFNAHKIPVGRDQVQHIEMARDMAASFNHLYGEHFVLPEAAVDDSVALLPGLDGRKMSKSYDNVIGLFAPREQVRKQIFSIVTDSRAPGEPKDTEGSALFQIYQAFADAEETAQLRKAYADGIAWADAKQVLFERIDREIAPMRERYDALVAEPAQLEAILRAGADKARGRSAPFLQRLRHAVGLRNLADQPQAARSKAGKAALPAFKQYREADGKHYFKLVDAAGALLLQSTGFEAPQEAGRAVARLKQQGWPAGAETAAQPAPGIDEATIRAALAQLAA
- a CDS encoding EamA family transporter; translated protein: MTGPGAPRPARNELLGIGLVLAASACFSALDTTTKGVSASVPLLMALWFRYAFQALATTAVVLPWRGTAALRTRHLPFQCLRGVLLLTSSLLAFLSLRYMPVGEFTAIVMMAPLAVTLLAATVLKEHVSRLRWTLVAGGFAATLVIIRPGGESFSWAMLLPLGLTVTNAWFQVLTSKMARTEDPVTMHLYTGWVGTLLASLALPFVWTPVHDPLLWVGLCFMGLMGTVGHFLLILAYRNAPAATLTPYLYSQIGFAMLLGWLVFSHVPDGWSLLGMVTIAICGAAGAWLTVFESRSAAAPRPARA
- a CDS encoding sensor histidine kinase, translated to MKPHAIPAEPAADEAAWVEGELVRGLMRTQRTTRILGLLLIALVLAVLWPDVPRPALLGWAVLTTAVGAVRLAIMRLYAREVAPAGPHEHLAFVRRWGLVWPVTGAMWGLSTLLFFDRASLEDQFVCWLVLSGLSMFAINTLSSHLATMRSYLDALAATALGVMVWRMGFDLRFTGPAYHWWMVLLLMLFWQVLRQAGLRQHVTQRKNYELQYRNNQLIESLTRQTQAALDAVEVKNRFLASAAHDIRQPVHALGLYADWLGSEPELVHDLAPKIVESTKAVNSLFDSLFDMARLDSGKIRLHVETLRLDKLLQDLELHYRPLAEAKGLKFRVHSVTGSVASDPILLQRVVGNLISNAVKYTQRGGVLVAARVTPAGARIEVWDTGVGIAPMHQREIFREFYKVPSHAGTDDGFGLGLYIVARLAHILGHPLHMASRPGRGTVFRLLLRPTDPVEAAQRAASSIDTIKYGRPEVLLGPPIITGRDARPATSVAQ
- a CDS encoding LuxR C-terminal-related transcriptional regulator encodes the protein MKPTPNPATLYVIDDHPLMREAVVMLLRRMRPGANVIELDRIGGMESSVRQHGFPDLICLDLKLPDTTGTSGVHEMKNRFADAPLAVLSASPAADAEEACIEAGADIYIEKSSGAQEIGNALRALLTTDGSFEELAPTDSKLSKRQNQLIVMLDRGLSNREIADELGISEHTVKVHLWRLFRRLGVKSRTQTIHYARTHGLLSH
- the pcp gene encoding pyroglutamyl-peptidase I — protein: MLSPAAKPPVGQARILVTGFDPFGGQPVNPSWLATQTLDGAEIDGHRVVAAQLPTRFGDALATLQDLLGQHRPALVLCTGQAGGRAALSLERVAINIEDARIPDNAGRQPIDTPVIADGPAAYFTTLPIKAMLAALLAEGIRADVSQTAGTFVCNHVFYGLMHLLATDRRWSGVRGGMVHVPWLPQQGAPSMTHEQVVRGLEVALQCALRTQVDVRLQAGAIS
- a CDS encoding L-threonylcarbamoyladenylate synthase; amino-acid sequence: MAQYFELHPDNPQPRLLKQAVALLAQGGVLAVPTDSSYALACQLDDKAAADRLRQVRGVDEKHHLTLLCRDLSELSTYARVDNRQYRLLKLATPGPFAFILEATREVPRRLSHPQRKTIGLRVPDHPVLQQLLDLHGGPLLATTLIPRGEDAPLNDAQEIRQRLQHQIAGVVDAGACPLQPTTVVDLSPMGTGGDPVITRLGRGDPATLGL